Proteins from a single region of Flavobacterium sp. YJ01:
- a CDS encoding GNAT family N-acetyltransferase: MNSKVKIRKIQNQDLDLVYKAICELENEILDFEVFKGIFNENISNPKNLYLIAENETEGLGFISFHTQNLLHHCGLVGEIQEFFIRQKYRGQGVGRVLINEILNFSHQNNLKSIEVTTNKKRIENVAIYENLGFTLSHNKFTIYK; this comes from the coding sequence ATGAACTCAAAAGTCAAAATCAGAAAAATACAAAACCAAGATTTAGACTTGGTTTATAAAGCAATCTGCGAACTAGAAAATGAAATTTTAGATTTCGAAGTTTTCAAAGGAATCTTCAATGAAAATATTTCAAACCCAAAAAATCTGTATCTCATCGCAGAAAACGAAACAGAAGGTTTAGGATTTATTAGCTTTCATACACAAAATTTGTTGCATCATTGCGGATTGGTAGGAGAAATTCAGGAGTTTTTCATTCGTCAAAAATATCGAGGTCAAGGCGTTGGAAGAGTATTAATAAATGAAATTTTAAATTTTTCACATCAGAATAATCTAAAAAGTATCGAAGTAACGACAAATAAAAAAAGAATTGAAAATGTGGCGATTTATGAAAATCTTGGTTTTACTTTGAGTCATAATAAGTTTACGATTTATAAATAA
- a CDS encoding succinate dehydrogenase/fumarate reductase iron-sulfur subunit, whose protein sequence is MKLTLKIWRQKNAQDKGGIVEYPIDGIEPDMSFLEMLDVLNEGLINKGEEPVAFDHDCREGICGMCSLFINGEAHGPDRGVTTCQLHMRMFKDGDTIFIEPFRAKAFPVIKDLVVDRSSFDRIQHAGGFISVNTSGNTIDANTIPVPKDDADKSFDAAACIGCGACVATCKNSSAMLFVSAKVSQYALLPQGKVEATDRVLNMVHQMDLEGFGNCTNTGACEIECPKGISLENIARMNREYLAASLKG, encoded by the coding sequence ATGAAACTTACATTAAAAATATGGCGTCAAAAAAACGCTCAAGATAAAGGAGGGATTGTAGAATATCCTATTGATGGAATCGAACCAGATATGTCTTTCCTTGAAATGTTAGACGTTCTTAACGAAGGTTTAATTAACAAAGGTGAAGAGCCTGTAGCATTTGACCACGATTGTCGTGAGGGAATCTGCGGAATGTGTTCTTTATTTATCAACGGTGAAGCGCACGGACCAGACAGAGGTGTTACAACTTGCCAGTTGCACATGCGTATGTTTAAAGATGGTGATACGATTTTTATCGAGCCATTTAGAGCAAAAGCTTTCCCAGTAATTAAAGATTTAGTTGTTGACAGAAGTTCTTTTGACAGAATTCAACACGCTGGAGGGTTTATCTCTGTAAACACTTCAGGAAATACAATCGACGCAAATACGATTCCTGTACCAAAAGACGATGCAGACAAATCATTTGATGCTGCAGCTTGTATTGGTTGTGGAGCTTGTGTTGCAACTTGTAAAAACTCTTCAGCAATGTTATTCGTTTCTGCAAAAGTTTCTCAATATGCATTATTACCGCAAGGTAAAGTGGAAGCAACGGATCGTGTATTGAACATGGTTCACCAAATGGATTTAGAAGGTTTTGGTAACTGTACAAATACAGGAGCTTGTGAAATCGAATGTCCAAAAGGAATTTCACTTGAAAATATCGCACGTATGAACCGTGAATATTTAGCGGCAAGTTTAAAAGGTTAA
- a CDS encoding membrane dipeptidase has protein sequence MFILDAHLDLSMNAMEWNRDLRNDVPTLRHLEKGMTDKPDRERATVSFPDLRRGNIGIVVATQIARFVKPDSIIPGWNSPEQAWAQTQGQLSWYKSMEEAGEMTQITDKKSLLNHFDLWNDGTPNDKKPIGYILSLEGADSIIDISYLERAFNYGLRAIGPAHYGPGRYANGTDATGKMNQNGIDLLKEMERLNIILDATHLCDDAFWQALDHFNGAVWASHNNCRALVDHNRQYSDEMIKALVSRGAVIGGALDAWMMVPNWERGISDPKKMNCSLETAFQHMDHICQLAGNANHIGIGSDLDGAFGTEQCPYDLDTIADLQKLVLILKNHGYSEEDLKKIFHQNWIDFLVKHWD, from the coding sequence ATGTTTATACTAGATGCCCACTTAGATCTCAGCATGAATGCGATGGAATGGAATCGAGACTTAAGAAATGATGTCCCGACTTTACGCCATTTAGAAAAAGGGATGACCGATAAACCTGATCGCGAACGTGCCACGGTTTCTTTTCCTGATCTCAGACGTGGCAATATCGGAATTGTTGTGGCGACTCAAATTGCAAGATTTGTAAAACCCGACAGTATCATTCCGGGTTGGAATTCGCCAGAACAAGCTTGGGCACAAACACAAGGACAACTTTCGTGGTACAAAAGCATGGAAGAAGCCGGAGAAATGACGCAGATTACAGATAAAAAATCGCTTTTAAATCATTTTGATTTATGGAATGACGGAACTCCAAACGACAAAAAACCAATTGGATATATTTTAAGTTTGGAAGGAGCAGATTCAATAATCGATATTTCTTATTTAGAAAGAGCTTTTAATTACGGATTACGCGCAATTGGACCTGCACATTACGGACCAGGAAGATATGCCAACGGAACCGATGCAACTGGAAAAATGAATCAGAACGGAATTGATTTATTGAAAGAAATGGAGCGTTTGAATATTATTCTCGATGCCACACATTTGTGCGACGATGCTTTTTGGCAGGCTTTGGATCATTTTAACGGTGCAGTTTGGGCAAGTCATAACAATTGTAGAGCTTTAGTAGATCATAATCGTCAATATAGCGACGAGATGATTAAAGCTTTAGTTTCAAGAGGAGCTGTTATTGGTGGCGCTTTAGACGCATGGATGATGGTACCAAATTGGGAAAGAGGAATTTCTGATCCAAAAAAAATGAATTGCAGTTTGGAAACCGCTTTTCAGCACATGGATCATATTTGCCAGCTTGCAGGAAATGCAAATCATATCGGAATTGGTTCTGACTTGGATGGCGCTTTTGGAACAGAACAATGTCCTTACGATTTAGATACAATTGCTGATTTGCAGAAATTAGTTCTGATACTTAAAAATCATGGTTATTCTGAAGAAGATTTAAAGAAAATTTTTCATCAAAATTGGATTGATTTTTTAGTGAAACATTGGGATTAA
- a CDS encoding family 20 glycosylhydrolase: MKKILFLIFVLSFLIVNAQNSQQNNSIIPSPNLYKLTGDSIRINGKVQVSFANKNHSEKESKTAKILESAFNSQNNSKKSNIKIEFNTDINFKSKEGYKIEIYSNKISVSGKEEGLFYAVQTLLQLLPNKISGEIKLPCLIIEDQPRYSYRGLHLDVCRHFFSVAVIKDFIAQMSSYKLNNFHWHLTDDQGWRIEIKKYPKLTEVGSKRAQTLVGNKFERSPFFFDGNPYGGFYTQEDIKEVVKFAEDNYVNVIPEIEMPGHASAAVTAYPNLACFPDRNYKVVESWGVFEDVFCAGKEETFSFLEDVLTEVMALFPSKNIHVGGDECPKTRWKVCPNCQKRIAALGLKDEHELQSYFIKRIEKFLNANGRQIFGWDEILEGGLAPNAAVMSWRGESGGIHAAKLKHPVVMTPEQTVYFDYNQGYSPNEPLTVGRLSTLEKVYNYNPTPVDSLNIEEHKYIIGVQANLWSEYLTTPAKLNYMLYPRIFALAEIAWTETPNKNYNHFIQNQLPYHLEKLEAEKRLYKVPTPFGSEETALIASKYILDLKPTIKNGKIFYTIDGYNPDETANLYKNPIRINIPKGEYRIIKTIQISESGKRSSINKIIVRNPDLKSALAIQPKKNGLKYEYFTGTFKQLQDLELSKPVNSGILEGKISAEKWKTKLERYIGLKFNGYIFIPETGNYTFSTLSDDGSKLFIDEELIVDNDGIHWMNEAFGAVKLEKGFHKINISYFDLTGGTILNCFIQKEGKEKQEISASQLYYE, from the coding sequence ATGAAAAAAATCCTTTTTCTAATTTTCGTCCTTTCTTTTTTAATTGTAAATGCTCAAAATTCCCAACAGAACAATTCTATAATTCCATCTCCTAATTTATATAAATTGACTGGAGACAGTATTCGCATAAATGGAAAAGTTCAAGTGAGTTTTGCGAATAAAAATCACAGCGAAAAAGAATCAAAAACGGCAAAAATTTTAGAATCGGCTTTTAATTCTCAAAACAATTCAAAGAAATCAAATATTAAAATTGAGTTTAATACAGATATAAATTTCAAATCGAAAGAAGGATATAAAATCGAAATTTATTCGAACAAAATTTCAGTTTCAGGAAAAGAAGAAGGACTTTTTTATGCCGTGCAAACTTTATTACAATTGCTTCCAAACAAAATTTCAGGTGAAATAAAATTACCATGCCTAATTATCGAAGATCAACCGAGATATTCTTACCGAGGCTTACATTTAGACGTCTGCCGCCATTTTTTCTCTGTTGCTGTTATAAAAGATTTTATTGCACAAATGTCTAGCTATAAATTAAATAATTTTCATTGGCATTTAACCGACGATCAAGGCTGGCGAATTGAAATCAAAAAATATCCAAAACTTACTGAAGTTGGTTCAAAAAGAGCGCAAACTTTAGTCGGAAATAAATTCGAAAGATCACCATTTTTTTTCGACGGAAATCCATACGGTGGATTTTATACTCAAGAAGATATTAAAGAAGTTGTAAAATTTGCCGAAGATAATTATGTGAATGTAATTCCAGAAATCGAAATGCCAGGTCATGCTTCTGCAGCAGTTACGGCTTATCCAAATCTAGCTTGTTTTCCAGATCGAAATTATAAAGTTGTAGAATCTTGGGGTGTTTTTGAAGATGTTTTTTGTGCTGGAAAAGAAGAAACTTTTTCTTTTTTAGAAGATGTTTTGACCGAAGTTATGGCGCTATTTCCAAGTAAAAACATTCATGTTGGCGGAGACGAATGTCCAAAAACCAGATGGAAAGTTTGCCCGAATTGCCAAAAACGAATCGCAGCTTTAGGTTTAAAAGACGAGCATGAACTGCAAAGTTATTTCATTAAACGAATTGAAAAATTCCTAAATGCAAATGGAAGACAGATTTTTGGCTGGGATGAAATTCTAGAAGGCGGACTCGCGCCAAATGCAGCTGTTATGTCTTGGCGCGGAGAATCGGGCGGAATTCACGCTGCTAAACTCAAACATCCGGTTGTAATGACTCCAGAACAAACAGTTTATTTTGATTACAATCAAGGTTATTCGCCAAACGAACCACTTACTGTGGGAAGATTAAGCACATTAGAAAAAGTTTACAATTATAATCCAACTCCAGTTGATAGTTTAAATATAGAAGAACACAAATATATTATTGGTGTTCAAGCAAATCTTTGGTCGGAATATTTAACGACTCCTGCAAAATTAAATTATATGCTTTATCCGAGAATTTTCGCTTTAGCAGAAATTGCCTGGACAGAAACTCCGAATAAAAATTACAATCATTTTATTCAAAATCAATTACCCTATCATTTAGAAAAATTAGAAGCAGAAAAAAGATTGTATAAAGTTCCAACTCCTTTTGGTTCAGAAGAAACAGCTTTAATTGCATCAAAATATATTTTAGATCTAAAGCCAACCATAAAAAACGGAAAAATATTTTATACAATTGACGGATATAATCCCGATGAAACAGCAAATTTGTATAAAAATCCTATAAGGATAAATATTCCGAAAGGAGAATATCGAATTATTAAAACCATTCAAATCAGCGAAAGCGGAAAAAGAAGTTCCATTAATAAAATTATTGTTCGAAATCCAGATTTAAAATCAGCTTTAGCCATTCAACCAAAGAAAAATGGTTTGAAATACGAATATTTTACGGGCACATTTAAGCAACTTCAGGATTTAGAACTTTCAAAGCCTGTTAATTCTGGTATTTTAGAAGGCAAAATCAGCGCTGAAAAATGGAAAACTAAATTAGAGCGTTATATCGGCTTAAAATTCAACGGATATATATTTATTCCAGAAACGGGAAATTATACTTTTTCGACACTTTCAGACGACGGATCAAAGCTTTTTATTGATGAAGAATTAATTGTAGACAACGATGGCATTCATTGGATGAATGAAGCTTTTGGAGCTGTAAAACTGGAAAAAGGATTTCATAAAATAAACATCAGTTATTTTGACTTAACTGGCGGTACAATTTTAAATTGTTTTATTCAGAAAGAAGGAAAAGAAAAACAGGAAATTAGTGCATCACAATTGTATTATGAATAG
- a CDS encoding DeoR/GlpR family DNA-binding transcription regulator gives MSTENEVLNYSKEERKNHILKEINLHTRVSFETLSAKLGVSEDTVRRDINELDADALLIKVKGGAMTKGYHYSSSNQTYAVEAKQVIAQKAVGLLHDGMVLIVDGGTTIREFIRLIPNDLNLTVFTITALTAVQLLDKPNIKTIMIGGSISSYSQMCVSGEAFHQLANIKADLLVLGTNALDIDGGYSDSDWETVQVKKAMIQASKKTAVLTITEKLNTVLKMKIASLSEVNYVITEEEPNHEKLQPYKNAVPSLIVI, from the coding sequence ATGAGCACTGAAAATGAAGTTTTAAATTACAGTAAAGAAGAACGTAAAAATCATATTCTAAAAGAAATCAATTTGCACACGCGTGTGAGTTTCGAAACTCTTTCGGCTAAACTTGGTGTTTCTGAAGATACTGTTCGCCGTGATATTAATGAACTTGATGCAGACGCACTTTTAATTAAAGTAAAAGGCGGCGCTATGACCAAAGGATATCACTATTCTTCATCTAACCAGACTTATGCTGTCGAAGCAAAACAGGTTATTGCTCAAAAAGCAGTCGGTCTTCTTCATGACGGAATGGTTTTAATTGTTGACGGTGGAACAACGATTCGTGAGTTCATCCGATTAATTCCAAACGATCTTAATTTGACTGTTTTTACTATTACGGCTTTAACTGCGGTTCAGCTTTTAGATAAACCAAATATCAAAACGATCATGATTGGCGGCAGCATTTCTTCTTACAGTCAGATGTGTGTGAGCGGCGAAGCTTTTCATCAATTGGCTAATATAAAAGCAGATCTTTTGGTTTTAGGAACAAATGCTTTAGATATAGATGGCGGTTATTCTGATTCTGATTGGGAAACTGTTCAGGTAAAAAAAGCAATGATTCAGGCTTCTAAAAAAACAGCGGTTTTAACCATTACGGAGAAATTAAACACCGTTCTTAAAATGAAAATAGCTAGTTTATCTGAAGTGAATTATGTAATTACTGAAGAAGAACCGAATCACGAAAAATTGCAACCTTACAAAAATGCAGTTCCAAGTCTAATTGTGATTTAA
- a CDS encoding hydroxymethylglutaryl-CoA synthase — MKTGIDAISFDVANIHLPIKTLAIARNIEPEKLEKGLGLLKMTFPDVHQDAVVFGANALTKLIIDNKIDLKEISRIYVGTESGIDSSKPIASYLISLIEQKFGEDSLAECDVVDFTFACIGGVDAMQNCLDFVKLNPTKKAIVVTSDFAKYDLNSGGEYTQGAGAVAMLIAANPKIIAFDDNWATSTKGVFDFFKPYRTISKEEITKNTNNDSWLDNLEAEIEIHKDQPVFDGQYSNQCYMDRTRNAYFSFKKLKNTTETLYNTWHSIVMHLPYSFQGRRMLSEIYALDSAEKIIADDIAPADYQTKIKEVAKSDDYRSFVTKKLQPAELASSLIGNLYTGSIFMGLLSTLAHFYDTEKEVSGTKFGFLAYGSGSKSKVFEGTIQPEWKSALENVKLFENLEESVEINFNTYESLHKKEQKQSVRTPKNEWVLDRIEKEIPVLIGARYYKWVD, encoded by the coding sequence ATGAAAACAGGAATTGATGCTATTTCTTTTGACGTAGCAAACATACATTTACCCATAAAAACTTTGGCTATTGCCAGAAATATAGAACCAGAAAAATTAGAAAAAGGTCTTGGCTTACTAAAAATGACTTTTCCAGACGTTCATCAGGATGCAGTTGTTTTTGGAGCAAACGCTTTGACAAAACTTATCATTGACAATAAAATTGACTTAAAAGAAATCAGCAGAATCTATGTTGGTACTGAAAGTGGAATTGACAGTTCTAAACCAATTGCTTCTTATTTAATAAGTCTAATAGAACAGAAATTTGGCGAAGATTCTTTAGCAGAATGTGATGTTGTAGATTTTACTTTTGCTTGTATTGGCGGAGTTGACGCGATGCAAAACTGTCTTGATTTCGTAAAATTAAATCCAACTAAAAAAGCAATTGTAGTTACTTCTGATTTTGCAAAATATGATTTAAACTCAGGTGGAGAATATACACAGGGCGCCGGAGCTGTCGCCATGTTAATTGCTGCAAACCCAAAAATTATTGCTTTTGATGACAATTGGGCAACAAGTACAAAAGGTGTTTTCGATTTCTTCAAACCTTACAGAACAATTTCTAAAGAAGAAATCACAAAAAACACAAACAACGATTCTTGGCTTGACAATTTAGAAGCCGAAATTGAAATCCACAAAGATCAGCCAGTTTTTGACGGACAATATTCGAACCAATGTTATATGGATCGTACGCGAAATGCTTACTTTTCATTTAAAAAATTAAAAAACACTACCGAAACTTTATACAACACTTGGCATAGTATCGTTATGCACTTGCCATATTCTTTTCAAGGAAGAAGAATGTTATCTGAAATTTATGCTTTAGATAGTGCTGAAAAAATCATTGCTGATGATATTGCACCTGCAGATTATCAGACAAAAATTAAAGAAGTGGCAAAATCTGACGATTATAGAAGTTTTGTAACTAAGAAATTGCAACCTGCAGAATTGGCTTCTTCTTTAATTGGAAACCTATATACAGGTTCCATTTTCATGGGATTATTATCGACTCTGGCTCATTTTTATGATACGGAAAAAGAAGTTTCTGGAACTAAATTTGGTTTCTTAGCTTATGGAAGCGGATCTAAATCGAAAGTTTTTGAAGGAACGATTCAGCCCGAATGGAAATCGGCTTTAGAAAACGTGAAGCTTTTTGAAAATTTAGAAGAAAGCGTAGAAATTAATTTCAATACTTACGAAAGTCTTCACAAAAAAGAACAAAAACAAAGCGTAAGAACTCCGAAAAACGAATGGGTTTTAGATCGAATTGAAAAAGAGATTCCGGTTTTGATTGGGGCTCGTTATTATAAATGGGTTGATTAA
- a CDS encoding LytTR family DNA-binding domain-containing protein, which produces MKQLNISIKHNLVVGLLIALWLFVFAFIIKPFDDGTINLRAWFFLSFSFSFMAFLCYGLLAIIQKSFYQKIRKWNISLEITAILLFHLLYLIGVFAFYKSPILNGGYAFSEFFSVIFIKVVLIVTPVIILARRYLIKLIPLKDDVLVFKGENRLDILKINKTDLVCISNAQNYVEIFYLENNKLQAKLIRSSLKKVQDDFNFLIQIHRSHLINPMHFKSWRNANTIILTQIELPVSRNYKDVLLAL; this is translated from the coding sequence GTGAAACAGCTTAATATTTCCATAAAACATAATCTTGTAGTAGGTTTGCTGATTGCTTTATGGCTTTTTGTTTTTGCTTTCATCATTAAACCTTTTGACGACGGAACAATAAATTTAAGAGCCTGGTTTTTTCTAAGTTTTAGCTTTAGTTTTATGGCGTTTTTATGCTATGGTCTTTTGGCAATTATTCAAAAAAGCTTTTATCAAAAAATAAGAAAATGGAATATCAGTTTAGAAATAACAGCCATTTTGCTCTTTCATTTGCTATATCTAATTGGAGTTTTTGCCTTTTATAAAAGTCCAATTTTAAATGGTGGTTATGCTTTCTCTGAATTCTTTTCGGTAATATTTATAAAAGTCGTTTTAATTGTTACTCCGGTAATTATTCTAGCAAGAAGATATTTAATCAAACTAATTCCATTAAAAGACGATGTTTTAGTATTTAAAGGAGAAAACAGATTAGATATTCTAAAAATCAATAAAACGGATTTGGTTTGTATTTCGAATGCACAGAATTATGTTGAGATTTTTTATCTCGAAAATAATAAACTTCAGGCAAAACTCATTCGGTCATCACTCAAAAAAGTACAAGATGATTTCAATTTTTTAATACAAATTCATCGTTCACATTTAATCAATCCGATGCATTTTAAATCTTGGAGAAATGCAAATACAATTATTTTGACTCAAATAGAACTTCCAGTTTCGAGAAATTATAAAGATGTTTTATTGGCATTGTAA
- a CDS encoding fumarate reductase/succinate dehydrogenase flavoprotein subunit produces the protein MALDSKIPNGPIADKWTNYKDHINLVNPANKRNLDIIVVGTGLAGGSAAATLAELGYNVKAFCFQDSPRRAHSIAAQGGINAAKNYKGDGDSVYRLFYDTVKGGDYRAREANVHRLAEVSANIIDQCVAQGVPLAREYGGLLDNRSFGGTLVSRTFYAQGQTGQQLLLGAYSAMNRQIGRGKIKMYNRHEMLDIVIVNGKARGIIARDLITGKIERHSAHAVVIGSGGYGNVFFLSTNAMGSNATAAWKIHKKGAFFANPCYTQIHPTCIPVSGDHQSKLTLMSESLRNDGRIWVPKNLEDAKAIREGKKKATDLSEDERDYFLERRYPAFGNLVPRDVASRAAKERCDAGFGVNKTGEAVYLDFAAAIKRYGTEDAYVKGLDDKDTALVTKLGAAIVKSKYGNLFQMYYKIVDEDPYTTPMMIYPAVHYTMGGTWVDYNLMTTIPGCFSIGESNFSDHGANRLGASALMQGLADGYFVLPYTIGDYLAPDIKMGEISTDLPEFVEAEKAVVDQINKFINNNGKHSVDYFHKKLGKIMWDKVGMARNAKGLTEAIEEIAALREEFYKDVKVPGSAFEFNQELEKATRVADFLELGELFAKDALHRNESCGGHFREEYQTEEGEALRDDDNFAYVAAWEYKGKPSDAVLHKEPLNYENIKLVQRSYK, from the coding sequence ATGGCATTAGATTCAAAAATTCCAAATGGTCCTATAGCGGACAAATGGACAAATTATAAAGATCATATTAATTTAGTAAACCCTGCTAACAAGCGTAATCTTGATATTATCGTAGTTGGTACAGGTTTGGCTGGAGGTTCGGCTGCGGCTACTTTGGCTGAGTTAGGATATAACGTAAAAGCATTCTGCTTCCAAGATTCTCCACGTCGTGCGCACTCTATCGCGGCACAAGGAGGTATCAACGCAGCAAAAAACTATAAAGGTGACGGTGACTCAGTTTACAGATTGTTCTACGATACTGTAAAAGGTGGTGACTACCGTGCACGTGAAGCAAACGTTCACCGTTTGGCTGAGGTTTCTGCAAATATTATTGACCAATGTGTGGCTCAAGGTGTACCGTTGGCTCGTGAATATGGCGGACTTTTAGATAATCGTTCTTTTGGAGGAACTTTAGTTTCTCGTACATTTTACGCACAAGGACAAACTGGACAGCAATTATTGTTAGGAGCTTATTCTGCAATGAACCGTCAGATTGGTCGTGGAAAAATTAAAATGTACAACCGTCACGAAATGCTTGACATTGTAATCGTGAACGGAAAAGCGAGAGGTATTATCGCTCGTGACTTAATTACAGGAAAAATAGAAAGACATTCTGCTCACGCGGTAGTAATTGGTTCTGGAGGATACGGAAACGTATTTTTCCTTTCTACAAATGCTATGGGAAGTAACGCAACAGCAGCTTGGAAAATTCATAAAAAAGGAGCGTTTTTCGCGAATCCTTGTTACACACAAATTCACCCAACATGTATTCCAGTTTCAGGAGATCACCAGTCAAAATTGACTTTGATGTCTGAATCTTTGCGTAATGACGGTCGTATTTGGGTGCCAAAAAACCTTGAGGATGCAAAAGCTATCCGTGAAGGAAAGAAAAAAGCAACAGATTTATCTGAAGACGAAAGAGATTATTTCTTAGAAAGAAGATACCCTGCGTTTGGTAACTTAGTTCCTCGTGACGTTGCGTCTCGTGCAGCTAAAGAAAGATGTGACGCTGGTTTTGGTGTTAACAAAACTGGAGAAGCGGTTTATTTAGATTTCGCGGCAGCTATCAAGCGTTACGGAACTGAAGATGCTTATGTAAAAGGTTTAGATGATAAAGATACTGCTCTTGTAACTAAATTAGGAGCTGCTATCGTGAAAAGTAAATACGGAAACTTATTCCAAATGTATTACAAAATCGTTGACGAAGATCCTTATACTACACCAATGATGATTTACCCAGCGGTTCACTACACAATGGGAGGAACTTGGGTTGATTATAACTTAATGACTACAATTCCTGGATGTTTCTCAATTGGAGAATCTAACTTCTCTGACCACGGAGCAAACAGACTTGGAGCTTCTGCTTTAATGCAAGGTTTAGCTGATGGATATTTTGTATTGCCATATACTATCGGAGATTATTTAGCTCCAGATATTAAAATGGGAGAAATTTCGACAGACTTACCAGAATTCGTTGAAGCTGAAAAAGCGGTTGTAGATCAAATCAATAAATTCATCAACAACAACGGTAAACATTCTGTAGATTATTTCCACAAAAAATTAGGGAAAATCATGTGGGATAAAGTAGGTATGGCTCGTAATGCTAAAGGTTTAACTGAAGCTATCGAAGAAATTGCTGCTTTACGTGAAGAGTTTTATAAAGATGTAAAAGTTCCTGGAAGCGCTTTCGAATTTAATCAGGAATTGGAAAAAGCGACTCGTGTTGCCGATTTCTTAGAATTAGGAGAATTGTTCGCGAAAGATGCTTTACACCGCAACGAATCTTGTGGAGGTCACTTCCGTGAGGAATACCAAACAGAAGAAGGAGAAGCACTTCGTGACGATGATAACTTTGCATATGTTGCAGCTTGGGAATACAAAGGAAAACCAAGTGATGCAGTATTACACAAAGAACCTCTTAATTACGAAAACATTAAATTAGTTCAAAGAAGCTATAAATAG
- a CDS encoding succinate dehydrogenase cytochrome b subunit, translating to MAQSAQLNASILKKVAMALSGIFLITFLALHVSLNFISILSEDVFNEASHFMGYNPLIQYVMQPVLAFGVIFHFVMGFVLTAQNSAARPIAYAKYNGAANASWSSRNMIISGLVILAFLGLHFYDFWFPEVSYKYIAGTAPDATRYYGELVHKFHDPIRTALYCVSFILLGFHLWHGFASSLQSVGMHNKYSRFLAKVGYWFAVVVPALFVIIALFHHFNN from the coding sequence ATGGCACAATCTGCACAGTTGAATGCTTCCATCTTAAAGAAAGTGGCTATGGCTCTTTCGGGAATATTCTTAATCACGTTTTTAGCGCTGCATGTTTCCTTAAATTTTATTTCTATTCTTAGTGAAGACGTTTTCAATGAAGCTTCTCACTTTATGGGATACAATCCGCTGATTCAGTATGTAATGCAGCCAGTTTTGGCATTTGGAGTAATTTTCCATTTCGTAATGGGATTTGTACTTACGGCACAAAACAGCGCGGCAAGACCAATTGCTTACGCTAAATACAACGGAGCTGCAAACGCTTCTTGGAGTTCTAGAAATATGATTATTTCTGGATTGGTTATTTTAGCTTTCTTAGGATTGCATTTTTATGATTTCTGGTTTCCTGAAGTTAGCTACAAATACATAGCAGGTACAGCGCCAGATGCTACAAGGTATTATGGTGAGTTAGTTCACAAATTTCATGACCCAATTCGTACAGCATTGTACTGCGTGTCCTTTATCCTTTTAGGATTTCACTTATGGCATGGGTTCGCATCTTCTCTTCAATCTGTAGGGATGCACAACAAATACTCAAGATTTTTAGCAAAAGTAGGTTACTGGTTCGCAGTTGTTGTGCCGGCTCTTTTTGTAATTATCGCATTATTTCATCATTTCAATAATTAA